One window of Vicinamibacterales bacterium genomic DNA carries:
- a CDS encoding M23 family metallopeptidase, translating into MRILLGVLLVLALAAAAVFVVAGRGDAPTIIFLQPAKAIGVDSNLDVTVETPKGKFSRIDILLEQGGKSTPLFSLTSAAAASVKQESPDRIRITRPIGKRALPDLQAGPARVVVTAARTTLFGYRTKEASASKDFQARFNPPRIAVVSTHHYVNLGGSEMVVYSVTPPDVESGVQVGDAIYPGFPASGAGVAGANPDLKVAFFALLYDQDLGTPIRLFARDEAGNQAHAQFDYKVFPKPFLKSRIELTDGFLQRVVPEILEHSPELKIAVAPGESYLPAFLKVNNDLRRIDAEKIAAMAKESAPRTLWQGSFRPLGNAQIESKFADHRTYFYQGKEVDQQVHLGFDLAVTVNIPVLAGNDGKVVFADYLGIYGNCVVVDHGMGVQSLYGHLSSIEVKAGDTVKKDQRIARSGMTGLAGGDHLHFSIQLQGRPVNPVEWWDRHWIEDRVTRKLREASSGTAK; encoded by the coding sequence ATGCGAATCCTGTTGGGAGTGCTGCTCGTTCTCGCGCTCGCGGCGGCCGCGGTCTTTGTCGTGGCTGGCCGGGGGGATGCGCCGACAATCATCTTCCTTCAGCCTGCCAAGGCGATAGGCGTCGACTCGAATCTCGACGTCACCGTTGAAACGCCGAAAGGCAAATTCTCGCGTATCGACATCCTGCTCGAACAGGGCGGGAAGTCGACACCACTCTTCTCCCTGACCTCGGCGGCCGCGGCGAGCGTGAAGCAGGAGTCGCCCGATCGCATCCGTATCACCAGGCCGATTGGCAAGCGCGCGCTTCCCGACCTCCAGGCGGGCCCGGCGCGCGTCGTGGTGACGGCCGCGCGGACGACACTCTTCGGATATCGGACGAAGGAGGCCTCCGCCAGCAAGGACTTCCAGGCGAGGTTCAATCCACCGCGCATCGCCGTTGTTTCGACCCACCACTACGTCAATCTCGGCGGATCGGAGATGGTGGTCTACAGCGTGACACCGCCGGACGTCGAGTCTGGCGTGCAGGTCGGCGACGCCATCTACCCGGGTTTCCCCGCCTCCGGGGCCGGAGTCGCCGGAGCCAATCCGGATCTCAAGGTCGCGTTCTTCGCACTGCTCTACGACCAGGACCTCGGGACGCCGATCCGCCTCTTCGCGAGGGACGAGGCGGGCAACCAGGCGCACGCGCAGTTCGACTACAAGGTGTTCCCGAAGCCGTTCCTGAAGAGCCGCATCGAGCTCACCGACGGTTTCCTCCAGCGCGTCGTTCCCGAGATCCTCGAGCATTCCCCCGAGCTGAAGATCGCCGTGGCGCCCGGCGAGAGCTATCTTCCGGCGTTCCTGAAGGTCAACAACGACCTGCGGCGGATCGACGCCGAGAAGATCGCGGCGATGGCGAAAGAGTCGGCGCCGCGGACGCTGTGGCAGGGGTCGTTCCGGCCGCTCGGCAACGCGCAGATCGAATCGAAGTTCGCCGACCACCGCACCTATTTCTACCAGGGCAAGGAAGTCGATCAGCAGGTGCACCTGGGCTTCGACCTCGCGGTCACGGTCAACATCCCGGTCCTCGCGGGCAACGACGGCAAGGTCGTGTTCGCGGATTACCTCGGCATCTACGGCAACTGCGTCGTAGTCGACCACGGGATGGGCGTGCAGTCGCTGTACGGTCATCTCTCGTCGATCGAAGTGAAGGCTGGGGACACGGTGAAGAAGGACCAGCGGATTGCGCGGAGCGGCATGACGGGCCTGGCCGGGGGCGACCACCTGCACTTCTCGATTCAGCTGCAGGGACGGCCGGTCAACCCCGTGGAGTGGTGGGATCGGCACTGGATCGAGGATCGCGTGACGCGGAAGCTGCGCGAGGCGTCGTCGGGCACAGCGAAGTAA